A stretch of Microbulbifer bruguierae DNA encodes these proteins:
- a CDS encoding ParA family protein, whose translation MSKIFAVANQKGGVGKTTTCVNLSASLVASKRRVLLIDLDPQGNATMGSGVDKSELQLSSYDVLASLLPPRKAIVQTSSGYDLMPANIDLSAAEVELLEMDGRESRLRQALVEISDDYDYIIIDCPPSLNMLTVNALCAAGSVLIPMQCEYYALEGLSALIDTITQIQKAANPGLKIEGILRTMYDPRNSLTGDVSDQLNEYFGDRLYRTCIPRNVRLAEAPSFGKPALEYDRTSKGAIAYLALAGEITRRESTAKHDNHNSGPRPVAEAV comes from the coding sequence TTGAGCAAGATTTTTGCGGTAGCGAACCAGAAAGGCGGCGTTGGCAAAACCACCACCTGCGTCAACCTGTCGGCCTCCCTTGTCGCCAGCAAGCGGCGGGTGTTGCTGATCGACCTCGATCCCCAGGGTAACGCCACCATGGGCAGCGGTGTCGACAAGAGTGAGCTGCAGCTATCGAGTTATGACGTGCTTGCCAGCCTGCTGCCGCCGCGCAAGGCCATTGTCCAGACTTCCAGTGGCTATGACCTGATGCCGGCCAACATCGACCTCTCGGCCGCCGAGGTGGAATTGCTGGAAATGGACGGTCGCGAATCCCGCCTGCGCCAGGCGCTGGTGGAGATCAGTGACGATTATGACTACATCATCATCGACTGCCCGCCGTCTCTCAACATGCTCACCGTCAACGCACTGTGTGCCGCTGGCAGTGTGTTGATCCCCATGCAGTGTGAGTATTACGCACTCGAGGGGCTGTCGGCACTGATTGATACCATCACCCAGATCCAGAAGGCCGCCAATCCGGGTCTCAAGATCGAGGGCATACTGCGCACCATGTACGATCCGCGCAACAGCCTTACCGGCGATGTGTCCGATCAGCTCAATGAATACTTCGGCGACCGCCTCTACCGTACGTGCATTCCCCGCAATGTGCGCCTGGCGGAAGCGCCCAGCTTCGGCAAGCCGGCGCTGGAATACGACCGCACTTCCAAAGGTGCCATCGCCTATCTCGCCCTTGCCGGCGAGATCACCCGTCGCGAAAGTACGGCCAAGCACGACAATCACAATAGTGGTCCCCGCCCGGTAGCGGAAGCGGTTTGA
- a CDS encoding ParB/RepB/Spo0J family partition protein, with amino-acid sequence MAAKRKGLGKGLSHLISNNASEAIAVATGERNGDIAERVDGELKELPIEFLQRGRYQPRRDFPQESLQELADSIRAQGIMQPIVVRPIGQHKYEIIAGERRWRAAQLAELDKIPALIREVPDEAAIAMALIENIQREDLNPVEEAVALKRLQDEFELTQQQVAEAVGKSRTAVTNLLRLLSLTEEVRTFLERGDIETGHAKALLGLAGEDQKAAARQVVERGLTVRQTEALVRRIQEQAGKPAAAKPAVDPNIRRLSERLAEKIGVPVTIDHGDKGAGKLVLKYTSLDELDGILAHLGYRED; translated from the coding sequence ATGGCCGCGAAACGCAAGGGCCTCGGGAAAGGACTTTCCCATCTGATCAGCAACAATGCCAGCGAAGCCATCGCGGTGGCTACCGGTGAACGCAACGGCGATATCGCGGAGCGCGTGGATGGTGAGCTGAAAGAGCTACCCATCGAATTCCTGCAGCGCGGTCGCTACCAGCCGCGCCGAGATTTTCCTCAGGAGTCGCTACAAGAGCTGGCGGATTCGATCCGTGCCCAGGGCATCATGCAGCCGATCGTGGTGCGCCCGATCGGGCAGCACAAGTACGAAATCATTGCCGGTGAGCGACGCTGGCGAGCTGCCCAGCTGGCGGAACTGGACAAAATCCCGGCTCTGATACGAGAAGTCCCCGACGAAGCCGCCATCGCCATGGCGCTGATTGAGAATATCCAGCGTGAAGACCTCAATCCGGTCGAGGAAGCGGTGGCGCTCAAGCGTCTGCAGGACGAGTTTGAATTGACCCAGCAGCAGGTTGCTGAAGCGGTGGGTAAATCCCGTACCGCGGTGACTAACTTGCTGCGCCTGCTGAGCCTCACCGAAGAGGTGCGAACCTTTCTCGAGCGCGGCGATATCGAGACCGGCCATGCCAAGGCCCTGCTGGGACTCGCCGGCGAAGACCAGAAAGCGGCTGCTCGCCAGGTGGTTGAACGAGGTCTTACGGTGCGCCAGACCGAGGCCCTGGTGCGCCGCATTCAAGAGCAAGCGGGTAAGCCAGCGGCAGCGAAACCTGCGGTGGATCCGAATATCCGCCGCCTGAGCGAGCGTCTGGCAGAAAAAATTGGCGTGCCGGTTACCATCGACCACGGCGACAAAGGCGCTGGCAAGCTGGTGCTCAAGTACACCAGTCTGGATGAACTGGACGGAATTCTCGCCCACCTCGGTTACCGCGAAGACTGA
- a CDS encoding ATP synthase subunit I — MPVESAAPFRHNSHAQILGGDQNLAGLFPPMRNPPVIKISLIQLAVVVLVAVALDVTLGRTIALSALLGSLLCVLPNLYFGVRAFELLGPNRGKLRGARASQRAVGSFYRAETGKFAMTLVGFALVFTMVKTLNPAALFISYGLCVILQWILVARLHTTK, encoded by the coding sequence TTGCCAGTTGAATCGGCGGCCCCGTTCCGACATAATTCGCACGCCCAAATTTTGGGCGGAGATCAAAATCTGGCCGGTCTGTTCCCGCCTATGCGCAATCCCCCGGTAATCAAGATTTCGCTGATTCAGCTGGCCGTTGTAGTGCTGGTTGCGGTCGCGCTCGACGTGACTCTGGGGCGGACGATTGCCCTCTCCGCCCTGCTCGGCAGCCTTCTGTGTGTGCTGCCCAATTTGTATTTCGGTGTGCGCGCCTTTGAGCTTTTGGGGCCGAACCGCGGCAAGTTACGCGGAGCGCGCGCAAGCCAGCGCGCGGTGGGGAGTTTCTACCGCGCCGAAACCGGCAAGTTCGCTATGACCCTGGTGGGGTTTGCCCTGGTGTTTACCATGGTGAAAACCCTGAATCCGGCGGCGCTGTTTATCAGCTACGGCTTGTGCGTGATTTTGCAATGGATTCTCGTGGCGCGCCTGCATACAACGAAGTAG
- the atpB gene encoding F0F1 ATP synthase subunit A, translating into MAAEQTATGYIQHHLQNLAYGKLPAGYTRADGTVLSDSTWTIAHSPQEAADMGFWAVHLDTLGWSIGLGLIFCLLFARAAKKATAGVPTGFQSFVEVIVDFIDKTVKDTFPHRNSMVAPMALTIFVWVFLMNLMDLIPVDWLPLAFAHGTSAVTGADPHHVFFKVVPTTDLNATLGMALAVFVLMIFFSIKEKGALGFVKELTLHPFHSGKWYVDIFLIPFNFLLEAVSLIAKPVSLGLRLFGNLYAGEMIFILIAIVFGVGVLGFIGAGLLQMGWAIFHILVITLQAFVFMVLTTVYMAMAHNREDEHENDH; encoded by the coding sequence ATGGCTGCCGAACAAACCGCGACGGGTTATATCCAGCACCACCTGCAAAATCTTGCTTACGGTAAACTTCCGGCGGGTTACACCCGTGCCGACGGAACTGTGCTGAGCGACTCCACCTGGACCATTGCCCACAGCCCGCAGGAAGCGGCGGACATGGGTTTCTGGGCTGTGCATTTGGACACCCTGGGGTGGTCCATCGGCCTGGGTCTGATCTTCTGCCTGCTGTTCGCGCGCGCCGCGAAGAAAGCGACCGCCGGAGTTCCCACGGGTTTCCAGAGCTTTGTCGAAGTGATTGTCGACTTTATCGACAAGACCGTTAAAGACACCTTTCCCCACCGCAACAGCATGGTCGCCCCGATGGCGCTGACCATCTTCGTGTGGGTGTTCCTGATGAACCTGATGGACCTGATCCCGGTTGACTGGCTGCCTCTGGCCTTTGCCCATGGCACCTCCGCCGTCACTGGTGCGGATCCGCATCACGTGTTCTTCAAGGTTGTACCGACCACCGACCTGAACGCCACCCTGGGGATGGCACTGGCGGTATTCGTACTGATGATCTTCTTCAGCATCAAGGAAAAAGGCGCGCTGGGCTTTGTCAAAGAGCTGACCCTGCACCCCTTCCACTCCGGCAAATGGTATGTGGACATTTTCCTGATCCCGTTCAACTTCCTGCTGGAAGCGGTATCCCTGATTGCCAAACCCGTATCACTCGGTCTGCGTCTGTTCGGCAACCTCTACGCCGGTGAAATGATCTTCATCCTGATCGCCATCGTGTTTGGCGTGGGCGTGCTGGGCTTTATTGGCGCCGGCCTGCTGCAGATGGGTTGGGCTATCTTCCACATCCTGGTTATTACGCTGCAGGCGTTCGTGTTCATGGTGCTGACCACTGTGTACATGGCCATGGCGCACAACCGGGAAGATGAGCACGAGAACGACCACTGA
- the atpE gene encoding F0F1 ATP synthase subunit C, whose protein sequence is MEALGLVYVAAALLIGLGALGTAIGFGTLGGKLLEGSARQPEQAPALQGKMFLMAGLLDAVPMIGVGIAMYLIFAVAPGLAG, encoded by the coding sequence ATGGAAGCATTAGGTCTGGTTTACGTAGCTGCTGCACTGCTGATCGGTCTGGGCGCACTGGGTACTGCTATCGGTTTCGGCACCCTGGGTGGCAAACTGCTGGAAGGTTCTGCTCGTCAGCCTGAACAGGCTCCGGCTCTGCAGGGCAAAATGTTCCTGATGGCTGGTCTGCTCGACGCCGTACCGATGATCGGTGTTGGTATCGCTATGTACCTGATTTTCGCGGTTGCTCCTGGTCTGGCTGGTTAA
- a CDS encoding F0F1 ATP synthase subunit B, with translation MNINLTLIGQSITFLAFVWFCWKYVWPALLGVMQEREQKIATGLQEAERAEKDLELAQRKAAEQLKEAKAQAAEIIEGANKRANQIVDEAKEAARSEGDRLKAAAQAEIEQEVNRAKEQLRSRVAALSVAGAEKILSVNIDAKVHDDMIEKLAAEL, from the coding sequence GTGAATATCAACCTGACTCTGATCGGCCAGTCGATCACCTTTCTCGCCTTTGTATGGTTCTGCTGGAAGTATGTCTGGCCGGCCTTGCTGGGTGTCATGCAGGAACGTGAGCAAAAAATTGCTACCGGTCTGCAGGAAGCCGAGCGCGCGGAGAAAGATCTTGAACTGGCGCAGCGCAAAGCTGCCGAGCAACTGAAAGAAGCCAAGGCCCAGGCTGCAGAAATCATCGAGGGCGCCAACAAGCGCGCCAACCAGATCGTTGATGAAGCCAAAGAGGCTGCGCGCAGTGAAGGCGATCGCCTGAAAGCTGCCGCCCAGGCGGAAATCGAACAGGAAGTGAACCGCGCGAAGGAACAACTTCGCAGTCGAGTCGCTGCCCTGTCTGTTGCCGGCGCCGAGAAAATCCTCTCAGTCAACATCGATGCCAAAGTGCACGATGACATGATCGAGAAACTGGCAGCCGAGCTGTAA
- a CDS encoding F0F1 ATP synthase subunit delta encodes MAELSTLARPYAKAAFAHAQQASDLSGWSLALATAAAVSQNEKVGELLDNPQLTSEVRAEKFLTVCGDFNPSQQNFIKLLAENHRLPLLSEISVLFEDLKAQAEATLEVEVISARPLSDEQSQRLTQALSKKFSREVHLHSAVDESLLGGAIIRAGDTVIDGTVRGRLAKLAEAMNS; translated from the coding sequence ATGGCGGAACTCAGCACTCTGGCCCGGCCTTACGCAAAAGCGGCTTTTGCCCACGCCCAGCAAGCTTCCGACCTTTCCGGTTGGAGCCTGGCGTTGGCAACCGCAGCGGCGGTCAGCCAGAACGAAAAAGTTGGCGAGCTGCTGGATAACCCGCAGCTGACCAGTGAAGTGCGCGCGGAAAAATTCCTGACTGTTTGTGGCGATTTCAACCCGTCGCAACAGAATTTCATCAAGCTGCTGGCGGAAAACCACCGCCTGCCGCTGCTGTCGGAAATTTCCGTACTGTTCGAAGACCTGAAGGCCCAGGCAGAAGCCACTCTGGAAGTGGAAGTTATCTCTGCCCGCCCGCTCAGCGACGAACAGTCCCAGCGCCTCACCCAGGCTCTCAGCAAGAAGTTCTCTCGCGAGGTGCACCTGCACAGCGCGGTGGACGAAAGTCTGCTGGGTGGCGCGATCATTCGCGCTGGCGATACGGTGATCGATGGAACCGTACGCGGTCGACTGGCCAAACTCGCCGAGGCGATGAACTCCTAA
- the atpA gene encoding F0F1 ATP synthase subunit alpha gives MQQLNPSEISEIIKSRIDNLDVSTEAQNEGTIVSVSDGIIRIHGLADVMYGEMIEFEGGVTGMALNLERDSVGAIVLGDYKSLAEGQKCRCTGRILEAPVGPELLGRVVDALGNPIDGKGPLNNKLTDAVEKVAPGVIARQSVDQPVQTGLKAVDTMIPIGRGQRELIIGDRQIGKTAVAIDAIINQKGTGIKCIYVAVGQKQSSIANVVRKLEEHGAMDHTIVVAAGAADPAAMQFLAPYVGCTMGEYFRDRGEDALIIYDDLTKQAWAYRQISLLLKRPPGREAYPGDVFYLHSRLLERAARVNAEYVEKFTNGEVKGKTGSLTALPIIETQAGDVSAFVPTNVISITDGQIFLETDLFNSGVRPAINPGISVSRVGGSAQTKIIKKLSGGIRTALAQYRELAAFSQFASDLDEATKAQLDHGVRVTELMKQKQYSPMSIAEMAVSVYAADKGYLNNVEVNKVLDFESALLAYMNSEHAELMAQVNSTGNYNDEIDSAFKAAIEKFVATGSW, from the coding sequence ATGCAGCAACTGAATCCCTCTGAGATCAGTGAAATTATCAAGAGCCGCATCGACAATCTCGATGTGAGCACTGAGGCCCAGAACGAGGGCACCATTGTTTCCGTATCCGACGGTATCATCCGCATCCACGGCCTGGCCGATGTGATGTACGGCGAGATGATCGAGTTCGAAGGCGGTGTTACCGGTATGGCACTGAACCTGGAGCGCGACTCCGTTGGTGCCATCGTACTCGGTGACTACAAGTCCCTGGCGGAAGGCCAGAAGTGCCGTTGTACCGGCCGCATCCTGGAAGCGCCGGTAGGTCCGGAACTGCTGGGTCGTGTGGTTGACGCCCTGGGCAACCCGATCGACGGTAAAGGTCCGCTCAACAACAAGCTGACCGACGCGGTTGAGAAAGTAGCCCCCGGCGTAATCGCCCGTCAGTCCGTTGACCAGCCGGTTCAGACCGGTCTTAAAGCGGTCGACACCATGATCCCGATCGGTCGTGGCCAGCGCGAGCTGATCATCGGCGACCGCCAGATCGGTAAAACTGCGGTTGCGATCGATGCGATCATCAACCAGAAAGGCACCGGCATTAAGTGTATCTACGTTGCCGTAGGTCAGAAGCAGTCCTCTATTGCCAACGTTGTACGCAAGCTGGAAGAGCACGGCGCAATGGACCACACCATCGTGGTTGCCGCTGGCGCTGCTGACCCGGCTGCGATGCAGTTCCTGGCGCCTTACGTAGGCTGCACCATGGGCGAGTACTTCCGCGACCGCGGTGAAGACGCCCTGATCATTTACGATGACCTGACCAAGCAGGCCTGGGCCTACCGTCAGATCTCCCTGCTGCTGAAGCGTCCCCCGGGCCGTGAAGCCTACCCCGGTGACGTTTTCTACTTGCACTCCCGTCTGCTGGAGCGCGCCGCGCGTGTAAACGCCGAGTACGTAGAGAAATTCACCAACGGCGAAGTGAAAGGCAAAACCGGCTCCCTGACCGCGCTGCCGATCATCGAAACCCAGGCGGGTGACGTTTCCGCATTCGTACCGACCAACGTAATCTCCATTACCGATGGTCAGATCTTCCTGGAAACCGACCTGTTCAACTCAGGCGTACGTCCGGCGATCAACCCGGGTATTTCCGTATCCCGTGTTGGTGGTTCCGCCCAGACCAAGATCATCAAGAAGCTGTCCGGTGGTATCCGTACCGCTCTGGCCCAGTACCGCGAGCTCGCGGCTTTCTCCCAGTTCGCCTCCGACCTGGACGAAGCCACCAAAGCCCAGCTGGACCACGGTGTGCGCGTTACGGAGCTGATGAAGCAGAAGCAGTACTCGCCGATGTCCATCGCCGAGATGGCTGTTTCCGTTTACGCCGCGGACAAGGGTTACCTGAACAACGTAGAAGTTAACAAAGTGCTGGATTTCGAATCCGCCCTGCTCGCTTACATGAACAGCGAACACGCAGAGCTGATGGCGCAGGTAAACAGCACCGGTAACTACAACGACGAAATCGACAGCGCCTTCAAGGCCGCGATCGAAAAATTCGTCGCTACCGGTAGCTGGTAA